In one window of Paenarthrobacter nicotinovorans DNA:
- a CDS encoding EamA family transporter: MSPRDLFITALAPMVWGSTYLVTTQFLPADRPLLAATVRALPAGIVLMLVTRTWPRGTWWFKAAALGALNIGLFFFLLFFTAYQLPGGLAALVGSIQPLFVLFLGALLLGERICLAHVVACAVGAAGVGLLVLRSDASLTVIGVLAGMAGALSMAAGIVLTKRWGKPDGVGLLGFTGLQLAMGGVMLLPVTLLVEGLPTSVTLPNVAGFAYLSVIGALVAYAVWFRGIQRLPTMVVSFLGFLSPLVATVLGFAFLGEALSGWQIVGAVLVLGSVYLVQRAGAAAGRPVPAKVKVLS; the protein is encoded by the coding sequence ATGTCTCCCCGCGACCTCTTCATCACCGCGCTCGCGCCGATGGTCTGGGGTTCCACCTATCTGGTGACAACTCAATTCCTTCCCGCCGACAGGCCGCTCCTTGCCGCAACCGTGCGGGCCCTGCCTGCCGGAATCGTGCTGATGCTCGTCACCCGGACGTGGCCGCGGGGAACCTGGTGGTTCAAAGCAGCGGCACTGGGCGCACTGAACATCGGGCTGTTCTTCTTCCTGCTGTTCTTCACCGCATACCAGTTGCCGGGTGGGTTGGCGGCGTTGGTCGGGTCGATCCAGCCCCTGTTCGTGCTCTTCCTGGGTGCGTTACTGCTGGGGGAGAGGATCTGCCTCGCGCATGTCGTGGCGTGCGCCGTGGGAGCTGCCGGGGTCGGTTTGCTGGTCCTGCGCTCCGACGCGTCGCTGACGGTCATTGGTGTGCTTGCCGGGATGGCGGGTGCGCTGAGCATGGCGGCCGGCATTGTTCTGACGAAACGTTGGGGAAAGCCCGACGGCGTGGGGCTGCTTGGGTTTACCGGCCTTCAGTTGGCGATGGGTGGGGTGATGCTGCTGCCGGTAACGCTGCTGGTCGAAGGGTTGCCGACGTCGGTTACCTTGCCCAATGTTGCGGGCTTTGCGTACCTCAGCGTCATTGGTGCGTTGGTGGCTTACGCCGTGTGGTTCCGGGGGATCCAGCGGCTGCCCACGATGGTGGTCTCGTTCCTGGGATTCCTGAGCCCGCTCGTGGCGACCGTGCTGGGGTTCGCGTTCCTGGGGGAGGCGTTGTCGGGCTGGCAGATTGTGGGCGCGGTGTTGGTGTTGGGGTCGGTGTATTTGGTGCAGCGGGCTGGGGCGGCGGCGGGGCGGCCGGTGCCGGCGAAGGTGAAAGTGCTTAGCTGA
- a CDS encoding serine hydrolase domain-containing protein, with translation MDQDAVAVLAQLRWPGGEWSKAYGVRDLDTRQPARPQDRVPVSSVTKTMTAVSVLKLVDDGLIALDDPVNGLLESFGVGLKPPVPITLRQLLSQTSGMPDYRDVMIRSLEDFVSASSQGLTTPQALRLAGTLPWEARTVGLFQYSDSNNLALGLILEKFRGKSYPQILRDDIINPLGLSSTSVDEEVSEAADLLKGYVSIDGKRVTGGTALERLGSPMPSVVSTMSDINDFMAALFGGRLISAGALAEMKKAVIGSFALGVFKWSPDCSGAPRFFAKGGFLDFRTIALSSSDGRYEATMTVSPAPEPSARQNPGTLYERDLMSSQILSALMEVQDRLCG, from the coding sequence ATGGACCAAGACGCTGTGGCTGTCCTCGCCCAGCTGCGGTGGCCGGGTGGTGAATGGTCGAAGGCTTACGGGGTGCGAGATCTGGACACGAGGCAACCGGCCCGGCCGCAGGATCGAGTCCCCGTTTCAAGCGTTACCAAGACCATGACGGCGGTTTCTGTGTTGAAACTCGTTGACGACGGACTGATCGCTCTTGATGATCCCGTCAACGGGCTTTTGGAGAGCTTTGGGGTTGGTCTCAAACCTCCCGTCCCGATCACTCTGAGGCAATTGCTCTCCCAGACGTCGGGAATGCCAGATTACCGAGACGTGATGATCCGGAGCTTGGAGGACTTTGTGTCTGCTTCCTCTCAGGGGCTGACAACTCCGCAGGCTCTTCGGCTCGCCGGTACGTTGCCTTGGGAAGCGCGAACTGTCGGGCTATTCCAGTACTCCGACTCGAACAACCTGGCATTGGGACTGATCCTGGAAAAGTTCCGTGGCAAGTCATACCCTCAGATTCTTCGCGACGACATCATCAACCCCCTGGGGCTAAGCAGCACTTCCGTTGACGAGGAGGTATCGGAAGCGGCTGACTTGCTCAAGGGCTACGTCAGCATTGACGGCAAGCGTGTCACCGGCGGCACCGCATTGGAACGGCTCGGTTCCCCTATGCCAAGCGTGGTCTCGACCATGTCCGACATCAATGACTTCATGGCTGCCCTGTTTGGTGGCCGGCTCATCTCCGCCGGCGCTTTGGCGGAGATGAAGAAGGCTGTCATCGGCTCCTTCGCGCTGGGGGTGTTCAAGTGGTCCCCGGACTGCAGTGGCGCGCCGCGGTTCTTCGCCAAAGGCGGTTTCCTCGACTTCCGGACCATCGCGCTCAGTTCCAGCGATGGGCGGTACGAAGCAACCATGACTGTTTCCCCTGCTCCGGAGCCGTCGGCGCGACAGAATCCCGGCACGCTGTACGAACGTGATCTGATGAGCAGCCAGATACTGTCGGCGCTTATGGAGGTTCAGGACCGGTTGTGTGGGTAG
- a CDS encoding NaeI family type II restriction endonuclease, which yields MLPFELDEPSIPDDLELEAVATTLLAADPDGSRMARVFRSTFDQLYDGQRTGRYRWDQLFKTEKTHYGTLIEINLQREFGFDDGEVLDYKIAGYEVDSKYSATAQWMLPPESINHIILGSVASDEKSTWSIGLVRATPENRNVGMNRDQKGSLNALGKSRIRWLFKNAEMQPNILLELPASHVSRIFAPRSGQARVNELLRVATNMRISRNIIATVAQQDDFMKRVRENGGARSVLRSEGYLILGGDYSAQTTIARSLGCVVPEPGELVSIRVGPVDFAMANSVHLEGRHWRSIEGEPTATPSHAPKILAQ from the coding sequence ATGTTGCCCTTTGAGCTGGACGAACCGTCCATCCCGGATGATCTTGAACTCGAAGCAGTTGCCACGACACTCCTGGCAGCGGACCCCGACGGCAGCCGAATGGCCCGAGTTTTTCGATCCACCTTCGACCAGCTTTATGACGGTCAAAGGACAGGGCGCTACCGCTGGGATCAGCTGTTCAAGACGGAAAAGACACACTACGGCACGCTCATCGAAATTAACTTGCAGCGCGAGTTCGGCTTCGATGATGGCGAAGTCCTCGACTACAAAATTGCCGGGTACGAGGTAGATAGCAAGTACTCGGCGACCGCGCAATGGATGCTCCCACCCGAGAGTATCAACCACATTATTCTGGGCTCCGTCGCAAGTGACGAAAAATCCACATGGAGTATAGGTCTTGTCCGCGCGACGCCAGAAAACCGAAACGTCGGCATGAATCGAGACCAGAAAGGGAGCCTAAATGCGCTTGGGAAATCTCGCATTCGGTGGCTGTTCAAAAACGCGGAAATGCAGCCCAACATTCTATTGGAGCTGCCCGCGTCGCACGTGTCTCGGATTTTCGCGCCTAGAAGCGGCCAGGCCCGCGTCAATGAGCTGTTGAGAGTCGCTACGAACATGAGGATCTCACGCAACATCATTGCGACCGTCGCTCAACAGGATGACTTTATGAAGAGGGTTCGCGAGAACGGTGGTGCACGTAGTGTTCTTCGGTCGGAAGGCTACCTCATACTTGGAGGTGACTACAGTGCGCAAACAACGATCGCCCGATCTCTCGGCTGCGTCGTGCCAGAGCCTGGCGAGCTGGTCAGCATTCGGGTCGGCCCTGTCGACTTTGCGATGGCGAACTCCGTCCATCTCGAGGGACGGCACTGGCGAAGTATTGAAGGCGAACCTACAGCCACACCATCACATGCACCCAAAATCCTCGCCCAATGA
- a CDS encoding HNH endonuclease — protein MIVDFLLLPQPGSPELLDLIASGPHRVLYDFLHERKNDPPTMVEIRAHAAAVAGASHSQTDRRVRDLRDVYGIEVPCRRIDGKPRYVLEGLRDPTEPRRIGISRRLRAQVLLGQRCAQCGKTPNEDGVKLEVDHKLPLKWGGDSDIDNLQALCHECNNGKRDYFTSIDQHTDKIRAAATWLEPHKRIGEALKAFEAAGELAPSQIIAVVACMHQFQEDWQKRMRELKVLDWQYRVHYRYEDGRKRSYYELTAWTPWPHGDVAAEIRQREKARKADKKSASS, from the coding sequence ATGATCGTTGACTTTCTGCTACTGCCGCAGCCAGGCAGTCCCGAACTTCTCGATCTAATCGCATCCGGACCGCACCGCGTACTCTACGACTTCCTCCACGAGCGAAAGAACGATCCCCCAACGATGGTGGAAATTCGGGCCCACGCTGCCGCCGTCGCTGGGGCCAGTCATTCCCAAACAGATCGTCGAGTTCGCGACCTCCGAGACGTATACGGGATTGAGGTGCCTTGTCGCCGCATCGACGGCAAGCCGAGGTACGTTCTGGAAGGACTTCGAGATCCTACCGAGCCTCGAAGAATCGGAATCTCGCGCCGACTTCGAGCTCAGGTCCTCCTCGGCCAGCGATGTGCACAGTGCGGCAAGACGCCAAATGAAGACGGCGTAAAGCTTGAGGTAGACCACAAACTTCCCCTTAAGTGGGGCGGGGATAGCGACATAGATAACCTCCAGGCCCTTTGTCACGAATGCAACAACGGCAAGCGCGACTACTTCACGTCTATCGACCAGCACACGGATAAGATACGAGCCGCCGCGACCTGGCTCGAGCCGCACAAGCGCATCGGCGAAGCGCTGAAGGCCTTTGAGGCAGCTGGTGAGTTGGCGCCGAGCCAGATTATTGCCGTGGTCGCGTGCATGCACCAATTCCAAGAGGACTGGCAGAAGCGAATGCGCGAGTTAAAAGTCCTTGACTGGCAGTATAGGGTCCACTATCGATACGAGGACGGACGCAAGCGTAGCTACTACGAGCTAACAGCATGGACGCCATGGCCGCATGGCGACGTTGCAGCGGAAATTCGCCAACGCGAAAAGGCGCGTAAAGCCGACAAGAAGTCGGCCTCTAGCTAG
- a CDS encoding DNA cytosine methyltransferase, with protein sequence MMNDMTTTPKLTVLEICAGAGGQSVGLEQAGFGHSLAVEIDKDAAATLRLNRPSWDVHHGDVREVNGKDYKGIDLLAGGVPCPPFSIAGKQLGADDERDLFPEALRLVKEANPSAVMLENVKGLASARFSTYRQSILDALEGLGYEADWQLFYSSEFGVPQLRPRFILVAVKRRYHKKFDWPAAHGTPPTVGEVLLPLMKSGGWAGATAWAKKANGIAPTVVGGSKKHGGADLGPTRAKAAWLQLGVDGKGIANEVPGIETPLDHIPRLTNEMVARVQGFPLDWQFSGKKTSVYRQIGNAFPPPVAAAIGTSIATALGVKAPANQQFEQSVERHLRAAS encoded by the coding sequence ATGATGAACGACATGACTACGACCCCCAAACTCACCGTGCTCGAAATCTGCGCCGGAGCTGGAGGTCAGTCAGTTGGCCTGGAGCAAGCTGGTTTCGGTCATTCACTGGCGGTCGAAATCGACAAGGACGCCGCCGCAACCCTCCGCCTAAATCGACCTTCATGGGACGTACACCATGGTGACGTCCGCGAAGTCAACGGCAAGGACTACAAAGGTATCGATCTTCTCGCAGGGGGCGTACCTTGCCCACCGTTTAGTATCGCTGGAAAGCAGCTGGGCGCCGACGATGAGCGTGACCTTTTCCCAGAAGCGCTTCGCCTCGTGAAAGAAGCAAATCCGTCGGCTGTCATGCTCGAGAATGTTAAGGGTCTGGCATCAGCGAGGTTTTCGACTTACCGTCAGTCAATTCTTGATGCACTCGAAGGTCTTGGCTACGAAGCCGACTGGCAGCTCTTCTACTCGAGCGAATTTGGCGTCCCACAGCTCCGACCCCGGTTCATTCTCGTGGCCGTAAAAAGGCGGTACCACAAGAAGTTTGACTGGCCCGCAGCTCACGGCACTCCGCCGACCGTTGGCGAAGTGCTGCTGCCGCTAATGAAGAGCGGGGGCTGGGCCGGTGCCACAGCCTGGGCGAAGAAAGCCAACGGCATTGCCCCGACTGTTGTCGGGGGTTCCAAGAAGCACGGCGGGGCTGACCTCGGTCCGACGCGAGCCAAGGCGGCCTGGCTTCAGCTCGGAGTAGACGGCAAGGGCATCGCCAATGAAGTTCCGGGGATCGAAACGCCCCTGGACCACATTCCCCGTCTGACCAACGAAATGGTTGCCCGCGTCCAAGGGTTCCCGTTGGACTGGCAGTTCTCTGGCAAGAAAACATCCGTCTATCGCCAGATTGGGAATGCGTTCCCACCCCCGGTCGCTGCAGCCATCGGGACTTCCATTGCCACTGCCCTAGGCGTCAAGGCCCCTGCCAACCAGCAGTTTGAACAGTCGGTGGAGCGTCACCTACGCGCTGCTAGCTAG